In Pseudoalteromonas marina, a genomic segment contains:
- the secF gene encoding protein translocase subunit SecF, giving the protein MLNTFLKGEAGTRLRFSGMLLSVILVLLSVFTLSQKGLNFGLDFTGGYLTEFTTSQGVELKQLEQFITKNHNGEFELTAQGNNHFQLREAPSDSTANSSDWQSAITQNADINAEVLSSAYIGSQVGDELFEQGCLALFSAMVAVMLYLAVRFEWRLAVGSVVALVHDLLLVLGLFSLLSIEFNLTVLASLLAIIGYSLNDSIIVGDRVRELLRVKSNNALSPASIINNAIKSTLTRTLITSGTTLATVASVWLLAGAPLQGFAIALFTGIVVGTFSSICIAATLPELLGLSAKNYEEKQDAETQALLDMP; this is encoded by the coding sequence ATGCTTAACACTTTTTTAAAGGGCGAGGCGGGTACACGTCTGCGTTTTTCGGGCATGCTTTTGAGCGTCATACTTGTACTGCTATCGGTATTTACGCTTAGTCAAAAAGGGCTTAATTTTGGACTCGACTTTACCGGTGGTTACCTAACAGAATTTACCACCAGCCAAGGTGTTGAGCTAAAACAGCTTGAGCAATTTATTACTAAAAATCACAATGGCGAGTTTGAACTAACCGCACAAGGAAATAATCACTTTCAACTACGCGAAGCGCCTAGCGATTCAACAGCAAACAGTAGTGATTGGCAAAGCGCCATTACACAAAATGCAGACATTAACGCCGAGGTTTTGTCATCAGCGTATATTGGCTCGCAAGTGGGTGATGAACTGTTTGAACAAGGTTGTTTAGCGCTATTTTCAGCCATGGTTGCAGTAATGCTTTATTTAGCAGTACGGTTTGAATGGCGTTTAGCTGTTGGCTCTGTGGTTGCGCTAGTGCATGATTTATTACTGGTACTGGGGCTATTTTCGCTATTAAGTATTGAATTTAATTTAACCGTACTTGCCAGTTTACTCGCCATTATAGGTTATTCACTTAACGACTCTATAATAGTAGGCGATAGAGTACGCGAGCTTTTACGTGTTAAATCTAATAATGCGCTTAGCCCGGCAAGTATTATTAACAACGCCATAAAAAGTACCTTAACACGTACGCTTATTACATCGGGCACCACGCTTGCTACAGTTGCAAGTGTTTGGCTCCTCGCAGGCGCGCCATTACAAGGCTTTGCCATCGCGCTATTTACCGGCATTGTAGTAGGTACGTTCTCATCTATTTGTATTGCCGCCACGTTACCCGAGCTTTTAGGGTTAAGTGCTAAAAATTACGAAGAAAAACAAGATGCAGAAACGCAAGCGTTGCTCGATATGCCCTAG
- a CDS encoding RimK family protein: MFKTLIVVDNNEQTLAQSFENVITFNSYLRDYPKHNEPKTRIINLCDSSQYLSKGYYCSLLAEARKHQVLPSVKTINALRGGHAPMLNVGQIDGEIYFGNALNELQSKAAKSVFKQYPAPILFVDEQGLLQQGSLSSLNEEQYSNFVAKLNTFTQTQWRIGNVQRRFRWDMAILVDHNEKVPPSDKDAIARFIKAAAKHGINAQALSFDEIDNIAQFDALFIRQTTAIDHPTYRLASKAQNLGLVVIDDAESILRCCNKVYLHDAFNYQKVPSLKTVVVADQSAQTFEQLEEAFTYPLVLKMPEGSFSKGVFKVANRSELETKLTELFEYSALVLAQEYMYTEYDWRVGVLNGRAIYACRYLMARNHWQIYNHDAKRFFSGGFETLPTFELPKAVLDAALKACKTVGKGLYGVDVKEHLGKAYVLEVNDNPSIDHKVEDGYLGDELYMIIMDEFKQRLEARGRG; encoded by the coding sequence GTGTTTAAAACCTTAATAGTGGTTGATAACAATGAGCAAACACTTGCTCAATCTTTCGAAAATGTGATTACGTTTAATAGTTACTTGCGTGATTACCCAAAACATAATGAACCTAAAACCCGCATTATTAATTTATGCGACTCAAGCCAATACTTGAGTAAGGGTTACTATTGCTCATTGCTTGCAGAGGCTCGTAAGCACCAAGTATTACCCAGTGTAAAAACAATAAACGCGCTTCGAGGCGGCCACGCACCTATGTTAAATGTTGGGCAAATTGATGGCGAAATTTACTTTGGTAATGCGCTAAACGAATTACAAAGTAAAGCGGCTAAATCGGTATTTAAACAATACCCAGCGCCTATTTTATTTGTAGATGAGCAAGGTTTGTTACAGCAAGGTTCGCTAAGCTCTTTAAACGAGGAGCAATATAGCAATTTTGTAGCAAAACTAAATACGTTTACCCAAACACAGTGGCGCATTGGAAATGTGCAGCGCCGTTTTAGATGGGATATGGCAATACTGGTTGATCATAACGAAAAAGTACCACCGAGTGATAAAGATGCCATTGCCCGTTTTATAAAAGCAGCGGCTAAACATGGTATTAATGCACAAGCACTCAGTTTTGATGAAATAGACAATATTGCCCAGTTTGATGCGTTATTTATTCGCCAAACGACAGCGATTGATCACCCAACGTATCGCCTTGCAAGCAAAGCGCAAAACCTAGGTTTAGTAGTAATTGACGATGCTGAGTCTATTTTACGTTGTTGTAATAAAGTGTATTTACATGATGCGTTTAATTACCAAAAAGTGCCCAGTTTAAAAACGGTTGTAGTGGCTGATCAATCAGCGCAAACGTTTGAGCAGCTAGAAGAAGCTTTTACGTATCCGCTTGTTTTAAAAATGCCTGAAGGGTCGTTCTCAAAAGGGGTGTTTAAAGTTGCAAACCGCAGTGAGCTTGAAACTAAACTAACCGAGCTGTTTGAATATAGCGCATTGGTACTGGCACAAGAATACATGTACACAGAATACGATTGGCGAGTAGGTGTATTAAATGGCCGCGCTATTTATGCGTGCCGCTACTTAATGGCGCGCAACCATTGGCAAATTTATAATCATGATGCTAAACGGTTTTTCTCTGGTGGCTTTGAAACGCTACCTACCTTTGAGTTACCAAAAGCCGTGTTAGATGCCGCTTTAAAAGCATGTAAAACTGTGGGCAAAGGCTTATATGGCGTAGACGTTAAAGAACATCTAGGCAAAGCATATGTGCTTGAAGTAAATGACAATCCAAGTATTGATCACAAAGTAGAAGATGGCTATTTAGGCGACGAACTATACATGATCATTATGGATGAATTTAAACAACGCTTAGAAGCGCGAGGCCGTGGCTAA
- a CDS encoding GreA/GreB family elongation factor has protein sequence MNKSHVIEHLKFALEAQLNSAKQAAKAAHDAATHEESVAETQYDTLGLEAAYLAQGQAERVNDCYKSIKQFETIFKEPTHNKVIISSLVCLEDENALQKWFYLGPAAGGLTVEVKNITIQVVTPEAPLGKQLLGKQFDDEVSLTIAGKNHEYEVVEIL, from the coding sequence ATGAATAAATCCCACGTAATAGAACACCTTAAATTTGCACTTGAAGCACAATTAAACAGCGCAAAACAAGCAGCAAAAGCCGCGCACGACGCCGCAACTCACGAAGAAAGCGTTGCAGAAACGCAGTACGATACCCTAGGACTCGAAGCCGCTTATTTAGCACAAGGCCAAGCCGAGCGCGTAAACGATTGCTACAAAAGTATTAAACAATTTGAAACTATTTTTAAAGAGCCCACTCATAATAAAGTGATTATAAGCTCACTCGTTTGCCTAGAAGATGAAAACGCCCTACAAAAATGGTTTTATTTAGGCCCAGCCGCAGGCGGCTTAACGGTTGAAGTAAAAAATATCACTATTCAAGTTGTTACACCCGAAGCCCCGCTGGGCAAACAACTTTTAGGCAAACAGTTTGATGATGAAGTAAGCCTAACCATCGCAGGCAAAAACCATGAATATGAAGTGGTAGAAATTTTATAA
- the secD gene encoding protein translocase subunit SecD, with amino-acid sequence MLSVKKDQKPLMAKFKLSYIAMLIVLILLAISALPNLYPNKSWLHVSNAPHSETQAVPSTNELVTFLNSQGLKVEQGVNNKTSINILLNEPSKSAQAQAAIKAQYLNTQVKIVEHATSPIWLQEFGLSPIKLGLDLNGGVLFVLDVDLDKAIDEQLTSAYQQAKSIIIKQKAYGLKAQQTGHGFEINALPNAVQKLNPVIDELQSRFANLAVTTTNNGNVKNAKFSYSEQGRSNFDKEVMSQTLTTLRSRIEELGITEAVTQRQGTQRIRIELPGVQDPTEAKRIIGATASLGFYQLKEVGGQTFNMQSGGTIKLDPVPIFTGDHINNANIGRDDWGKPLVQLSLDGQGGDAMSAFSKANIGKPMATVYSEYSQNANGETVKKSEVINVANIAQHLSSRFSITNMKSQQAAADLALLLRAGSLTAPVTIVHEQTIGPSLGQENITNGLAALMLGMGITLAFMALWYRRLGLIANVALLLNLTSLVGLMSLLPGVVLTLPGIAGLVLTIGMAVDTNVIIFERIKEERRKGRSAYQAIQEGYKQAANTIFDANITTMITALILYGIGYGPVKGFAITLALGLITSVFTGVYVSKVLSQTVYLKMTKKAGVNAHA; translated from the coding sequence ATGTTAAGTGTAAAAAAAGATCAAAAGCCACTTATGGCTAAATTTAAATTAAGCTACATAGCCATGCTAATTGTGCTGATTTTATTAGCTATAAGCGCATTACCCAACTTATACCCTAATAAATCGTGGTTGCATGTAAGCAACGCACCACATAGCGAAACACAAGCTGTGCCCAGTACTAATGAATTAGTTACTTTTTTAAATAGCCAAGGCTTAAAAGTAGAGCAAGGGGTAAATAATAAAACATCTATAAATATTCTGTTAAACGAGCCAAGTAAAAGCGCCCAAGCTCAAGCGGCTATAAAGGCGCAGTACCTAAACACGCAAGTTAAAATTGTAGAGCATGCAACAAGCCCAATTTGGCTGCAAGAATTTGGTTTATCGCCAATAAAATTGGGACTAGATTTAAACGGCGGCGTGCTATTTGTACTCGACGTAGATTTAGATAAAGCAATTGATGAGCAATTAACCAGTGCGTATCAACAAGCTAAATCAATCATTATAAAGCAAAAAGCGTACGGCCTTAAAGCGCAGCAAACAGGGCATGGCTTTGAAATTAATGCGCTGCCTAACGCGGTGCAAAAACTTAACCCAGTGATAGATGAGCTTCAAAGTCGCTTTGCTAATTTAGCGGTTACAACAACCAATAATGGCAATGTTAAAAACGCCAAGTTTAGCTATTCAGAGCAAGGGCGTAGCAACTTTGACAAAGAAGTAATGAGCCAAACACTCACCACACTTCGCTCACGCATAGAAGAATTAGGTATTACTGAGGCTGTAACACAGCGGCAAGGCACACAGCGTATACGTATTGAGCTGCCAGGTGTGCAAGACCCAACCGAGGCTAAGCGCATTATTGGTGCAACTGCTTCACTTGGGTTTTATCAGTTAAAAGAAGTGGGTGGCCAAACTTTTAATATGCAATCGGGCGGAACAATCAAACTTGATCCTGTGCCAATTTTTACAGGCGATCACATTAATAATGCAAACATAGGGCGCGACGACTGGGGTAAGCCACTGGTTCAACTTAGCCTAGATGGGCAAGGCGGCGATGCCATGTCGGCATTTTCAAAAGCTAATATTGGTAAGCCTATGGCCACGGTTTACTCAGAGTACTCTCAAAACGCAAACGGTGAAACCGTTAAAAAAAGTGAAGTTATAAACGTGGCTAATATTGCGCAGCATTTAAGTTCACGTTTTAGTATTACCAATATGAAAAGCCAACAAGCAGCGGCCGATTTAGCCCTGTTATTACGAGCAGGTTCGCTGACTGCGCCGGTAACTATAGTGCACGAGCAAACAATAGGGCCGAGCCTAGGTCAAGAAAATATAACTAACGGCTTGGCCGCATTAATGCTTGGTATGGGTATTACACTTGCCTTTATGGCGCTGTGGTATCGCCGTTTAGGGCTTATTGCAAACGTCGCGCTGTTATTAAATTTAACGTCGCTTGTGGGGCTAATGTCGTTATTACCAGGGGTTGTGTTAACGCTTCCGGGTATTGCCGGGCTGGTACTCACCATTGGTATGGCGGTAGATACCAACGTTATTATATTTGAGCGAATAAAAGAAGAGCGTAGAAAAGGCCGCTCTGCTTATCAAGCTATTCAAGAAGGTTACAAGCAAGCCGCTAACACCATATTTGATGCCAATATAACCACCATGATCACCGCGCTTATTTTATATGGAATAGGTTACGGCCCAGTTAAAGGTTTTGCCATAACATTGGCACTTGGCTTAATAACCTCGGTATTTACTGGTGTCTACGTATCAAAAGTACTAAGCCAAACGGTATATTTAAAAATGACTAAAAAAGCAGGAGTAAATGCACATGCTTAA
- a CDS encoding GGDEF domain-containing protein, which yields MNRHSFDKTQEVRIKVLQGMSLIIALVALVVAYVNIIISKVYILGAIEVLLAVFCFYTYYKTCISASKVWHRWAVAYAYFFVVFLAVYILKTDEGITHWICTFPILAYLLFGKKHGFISSFCLLFASVIPLYSFLSLGGANSLHLIVNLGLSYMTIWTVSHIYEAMRYSNQETILNLALRDPLTKAFNRRALQSRFSKQTIIDEPLCIALIDIDFFKKVNDKYGHDAGDAVLTQLTELFVEKFKEDNVFRMGGEEFVVVINTDLQAAYDLIKCLIKTVESHHFTYEKNSLKITISIGLEELVTDSFVDLSKILKAADGYLYIAKDNGRNCAVCSINNSMLGN from the coding sequence ATGAACCGTCATTCATTCGATAAAACACAAGAGGTAAGAATAAAAGTTCTTCAAGGAATGAGTTTAATAATAGCGCTAGTTGCGCTTGTTGTAGCTTACGTAAATATAATTATTTCGAAGGTTTACATATTAGGAGCGATAGAAGTTTTACTCGCTGTGTTTTGTTTTTACACGTATTACAAAACGTGTATATCTGCCTCAAAGGTTTGGCATAGATGGGCGGTAGCCTATGCTTATTTTTTTGTTGTATTTTTAGCTGTTTATATTTTAAAAACAGATGAGGGTATAACGCATTGGATTTGTACATTTCCCATTTTGGCGTATTTGTTATTTGGTAAAAAACACGGGTTTATAAGTAGCTTTTGCTTACTGTTTGCGTCGGTAATTCCTTTATATTCTTTCCTCAGTTTAGGTGGTGCGAATAGTTTGCACTTAATTGTTAACTTAGGCCTTTCGTATATGACTATATGGACCGTTTCGCATATTTATGAAGCGATGAGGTATTCTAACCAAGAAACAATTTTAAATTTGGCACTAAGAGATCCGTTAACAAAAGCGTTTAATAGACGTGCATTACAAAGCCGCTTTAGTAAACAAACAATTATTGATGAGCCTTTATGCATAGCACTAATTGATATTGATTTTTTTAAAAAGGTGAACGATAAATATGGACACGACGCAGGTGATGCTGTTTTAACGCAACTAACTGAGTTATTTGTAGAAAAATTTAAAGAAGATAATGTATTTAGAATGGGCGGTGAGGAATTTGTAGTGGTTATAAACACTGATCTACAAGCCGCTTATGACTTAATAAAGTGTTTAATTAAAACGGTTGAAAGTCATCATTTTACTTATGAGAAAAATAGTTTAAAAATTACAATAAGTATTGGTTTGGAGGAACTGGTTACAGATTCGTTTGTTGATTTATCTAAAATACTTAAAGCAGCTGACGGTTATTTATACATAGCAAAAGATAACGGAAGAAATTGTGCTGTTTGTAGTATAAATAATTCAATGTTAGGTAATTAA
- a CDS encoding ABCB family ABC transporter ATP-binding protein/permease has translation MRSRQNVEKRADAMNLKQSVRTLWPYITKFKGRVFIALLALIGAKGATLLMPWVLKEIIDSVDKSINPVLVIPALLLLMYGGLRFASVFLGEVRDAVFSRVTEHAMRNIGLKVFKHLHSLELAFHLDRQTGGISRDIERGTSGLSFLMRFLMFNIVPTLFEILTVAIIFGSLFSIWFALITLLAVGVYIFFTVTVTQWRNRFIRESNAADNLSNTRAIDSLLNYETVKYFNNEQFEAKTYDSFLANWETARLKNRMSLLALNSGQALIIASAITALMWLGSSEVVTGSLSIGELVMINAYMIQLFLPLNFLGFVYREIRRALTDLENMLGLLNKKPQVTNAPNANTLNVPNGEIAFNNVSFSYNASRPILNNISFKVKAGSKVAIVGASGAGKSSLARLLYRFYDVTSGSITIDNQAINSVTLNSLRKAIAIVPQDTVLFNTTIRENIAYGRPSASDSDIDKAIEMAHLKDFINTLADGDKTRVGERGLKVSGGEKQRIAIARAILKQSPILIFDEATSALDSQAEQAILKAMHEVASEHTSIVIAHRLSTITDAHTIIVLKSGQIVEQGQHNELLTLGGEYAHMWALQQQD, from the coding sequence ATGCGCTCCAGACAAAACGTTGAAAAACGTGCAGACGCCATGAATTTAAAACAAAGCGTTAGAACGTTGTGGCCTTACATTACAAAGTTTAAAGGGCGCGTATTTATTGCGCTTTTAGCGCTTATCGGTGCTAAAGGCGCCACACTTTTAATGCCTTGGGTGTTAAAAGAAATTATCGACTCGGTTGATAAATCAATAAACCCAGTGTTGGTCATTCCCGCTCTATTATTACTTATGTACGGCGGTTTGCGTTTCGCTAGTGTGTTTTTAGGTGAAGTAAGAGACGCTGTTTTTTCACGGGTAACCGAACATGCTATGCGCAATATTGGCCTAAAAGTGTTTAAGCATTTGCACTCGCTTGAACTTGCATTTCACTTAGACAGGCAAACTGGTGGTATAAGCCGTGACATAGAACGTGGTACCAGTGGACTCAGCTTTTTAATGCGCTTTTTAATGTTTAACATTGTGCCTACCCTTTTTGAAATTCTCACCGTTGCTATTATTTTTGGGTCGCTATTTTCTATTTGGTTCGCGTTAATTACACTTCTTGCTGTTGGTGTATATATATTTTTTACAGTCACGGTGACACAGTGGCGTAATCGTTTTATTCGTGAATCAAACGCAGCTGATAACCTCAGTAACACACGCGCAATAGACAGCTTACTTAATTATGAAACTGTAAAATATTTTAATAATGAGCAGTTTGAAGCCAAAACATATGACTCATTTTTAGCTAATTGGGAAACCGCGCGTTTAAAAAATAGAATGTCTTTGCTTGCGCTTAATTCAGGGCAAGCATTAATTATTGCCAGTGCCATCACCGCGTTAATGTGGTTAGGTTCAAGCGAGGTAGTAACGGGGTCACTAAGCATTGGTGAATTAGTAATGATAAACGCGTATATGATCCAATTATTTTTACCGCTTAACTTTTTGGGTTTTGTTTATCGTGAAATTCGCCGCGCTCTTACCGATTTAGAAAACATGCTGGGCTTACTCAATAAAAAACCACAAGTCACTAATGCTCCAAATGCAAATACACTTAATGTCCCAAATGGGGAAATTGCCTTTAATAATGTGAGTTTTAGCTACAACGCTAGCCGCCCTATTTTAAATAATATTAGCTTTAAAGTGAAAGCGGGTAGCAAGGTAGCTATTGTGGGCGCAAGTGGTGCTGGCAAAAGTTCACTAGCGCGCCTGCTCTATCGTTTTTATGATGTAACATCGGGCAGCATTACTATTGATAACCAAGCTATTAACTCGGTCACGCTTAATAGCCTTCGTAAAGCTATTGCTATTGTTCCTCAAGATACCGTTTTATTTAACACAACAATTCGTGAAAACATTGCCTATGGCCGCCCTTCTGCAAGCGATAGTGATATTGATAAAGCCATTGAAATGGCTCATTTAAAAGATTTCATTAATACGTTAGCTGATGGCGATAAAACCCGAGTGGGTGAACGAGGTCTAAAAGTATCTGGCGGCGAAAAACAGCGTATTGCAATAGCACGCGCTATTTTAAAACAATCCCCAATTTTAATATTTGACGAGGCAACGTCGGCACTCGACTCTCAGGCCGAGCAAGCAATTTTAAAGGCAATGCATGAAGTAGCCAGCGAGCACACCAGTATTGTAATTGCGCATAGGTTATCAACCATTACTGATGCCCACACTATTATTGTGCTTAAGTCGGGCCAAATTGTTGAACAAGGGCAACATAACGAATTGCTGACCTTGGGTGGTGAATACGCACATATGTGGGCATTACAACAACAAGATTAA
- a CDS encoding GNAT family N-acetyltransferase/peptidase C39 family protein: protein MSNLVIRKALSSDLTALIDLENACFNNDKLSPRSLKRWLNAKHGILLIADNGEQVCGYGLVWCHKGTRLARLYSLAVKPTMQGKGIAKMLLAALEKQTCERGRIYLRLEVAVNNESAIGLYKSLGYRVFGQYSDYYDDHSDALRMQKNIRQTSELKVSRLTPWYQQTTEFTCGPAALLMAMGALEPTTELSQSHELALWREGTTIFMTSGHGGCHPFGLALAANKRGFKSEVMVNTTEPLFLDGVRNENKKVVLSTVHQQFVEGMAQANIPLVHEDVELEHIEQWLSQGFSVLLLISTYSFDGKKSPHWVCVTHLDEHCVYVHDPFCEPGSDKQLAIDCQYVPIARSDFSKMSAFGGQRLRTAVAIANS, encoded by the coding sequence ATGAGTAACCTTGTTATTCGAAAAGCACTTAGCAGTGATTTAACCGCACTAATAGACCTTGAAAACGCGTGCTTTAATAACGATAAATTGAGCCCGCGTAGCTTAAAACGCTGGTTAAATGCTAAGCACGGTATTTTGCTAATTGCCGATAATGGCGAGCAAGTGTGCGGCTATGGGCTGGTGTGGTGTCATAAAGGCACGCGTTTGGCGCGTTTATATTCGCTTGCTGTAAAACCCACAATGCAAGGTAAAGGCATTGCTAAAATGCTATTAGCTGCGCTTGAAAAACAAACCTGCGAGCGTGGGCGAATTTACTTACGATTAGAAGTGGCCGTAAATAACGAAAGTGCGATAGGGCTATACAAAAGCTTGGGTTACAGAGTGTTTGGTCAATATAGCGATTATTATGACGATCACAGCGATGCACTACGAATGCAAAAAAATATTCGCCAAACGAGTGAGCTAAAAGTATCGCGATTAACGCCGTGGTATCAGCAAACTACCGAGTTTACCTGTGGGCCTGCTGCGCTATTAATGGCAATGGGGGCACTTGAGCCAACAACGGAGCTTAGCCAATCGCATGAGCTGGCTCTTTGGCGCGAAGGCACCACCATTTTTATGACATCGGGTCATGGTGGTTGCCATCCGTTTGGTTTAGCACTTGCCGCTAATAAGCGCGGCTTTAAAAGCGAGGTAATGGTAAATACCACAGAGCCTTTGTTTTTAGATGGCGTACGCAATGAAAACAAAAAAGTGGTGCTTTCAACAGTACACCAACAATTTGTAGAGGGTATGGCGCAAGCAAATATACCGCTTGTGCATGAAGATGTTGAGCTTGAGCATATTGAACAGTGGTTAAGCCAAGGCTTTAGTGTGCTGTTATTAATTAGCACATACAGTTTTGATGGTAAAAAATCACCTCATTGGGTTTGCGTTACCCACCTTGATGAGCACTGCGTGTATGTTCATGACCCATTTTGCGAGCCAGGAAGCGACAAACAACTCGCTATAGATTGCCAGTACGTACCTATAGCGCGCAGTGATTTTAGTAAAATGTCAGCATTTGGTGGCCAACGGCTAAGAACCGCAGTGGCCATTGCTAATAGTTAA
- a CDS encoding GlxA family transcriptional regulator produces MHKKSVNPALNIAIAVYPHLLITSLTLPIEMLRAGEAYAKGHLDQTDFRPLSINLIAKSNEPIKNRTGLAIVPDCTTANAPYNDLIIVPGIWRNPRPVVRTNKEVVEWLQESFETGSHIIGVGTGNCLVAEAGLLDGHPATTHWHYAKQFSHDYPLVRLKPDFFITQSERMYTVASLNALADVIVHIISQYYGKAAAQHVERNFSHEVRKPYEDQRYLEGAVDRHPDELIAQIQFWLKTNLASELNLQEVAAQFSLSYRTFTRRFKLATNQSPIEYWQQLRVESAKELLASSNLTIQEVALEVGYNDQGHLTRVFKKVLSQTPSEYRKVVRRKLFG; encoded by the coding sequence ATGCATAAAAAATCAGTAAACCCGGCGTTAAATATTGCCATAGCAGTGTACCCGCATTTACTTATTACCAGTTTAACACTGCCTATTGAAATGCTAAGAGCCGGCGAAGCCTACGCAAAAGGCCACTTAGACCAAACTGACTTTAGACCGCTTAGTATAAATTTAATTGCTAAAAGTAATGAGCCAATAAAAAACCGTACTGGCCTTGCTATAGTCCCGGATTGCACTACTGCTAACGCACCGTATAACGATTTAATTATAGTCCCCGGCATATGGCGAAATCCTCGCCCTGTAGTACGTACTAATAAAGAAGTGGTTGAATGGCTACAAGAAAGCTTTGAAACTGGCAGCCATATAATTGGTGTAGGCACGGGTAATTGCCTAGTTGCAGAAGCGGGTTTACTTGATGGGCACCCTGCAACAACTCATTGGCATTACGCAAAACAATTTAGCCATGACTACCCGTTAGTGCGCTTAAAGCCCGACTTTTTTATAACCCAGTCTGAGCGCATGTATACGGTAGCAAGCTTAAATGCTCTTGCCGATGTGATCGTACATATTATTAGCCAATACTACGGCAAAGCCGCTGCGCAGCACGTAGAACGTAACTTTTCGCACGAAGTACGTAAACCCTACGAAGATCAGCGCTACCTTGAAGGCGCGGTTGACCGCCACCCAGATGAACTCATAGCGCAAATTCAGTTTTGGCTTAAAACTAATTTAGCCAGCGAGTTAAACTTACAGGAAGTAGCCGCCCAATTTAGTTTGAGCTACCGTACATTTACACGACGCTTTAAACTTGCAACTAATCAAAGCCCTATAGAATATTGGCAGCAATTACGGGTTGAAAGTGCTAAAGAGTTATTGGCGTCCTCTAATTTAACAATACAAGAAGTGGCACTTGAGGTTGGCTATAACGATCAAGGCCACTTAACTCGCGTGTTTAAAAAAGTGCTAAGCCAAACGCCAAGCGAGTACAGAAAAGTGGTTAGAAGAAAGCTATTTGGCTAA
- a CDS encoding MgtC/SapB family protein — MTFLDLIDVAPYSWAAIGTAAFCGAIIGLERQLRGKPVGIRTSALITLGTYLFLSTAFNLQGDVIDHSRVVGQIITGIGFLGAGVMLAKDGAVVGVTSAATIWVLASIGVMIATDNLAAAIKLSVLVVGILYGVDVLEAKFKSLSKGVHTRVKSYQKRYYRKDFNDTKRH; from the coding sequence GTGACTTTTTTAGATTTAATTGATGTAGCCCCTTATTCGTGGGCGGCCATTGGCACCGCCGCTTTTTGCGGTGCCATAATTGGGTTAGAGCGCCAGTTACGCGGTAAACCTGTGGGTATTCGTACCTCAGCTTTAATTACGCTGGGCACGTATTTGTTTTTATCGACCGCGTTTAACTTACAAGGGGATGTAATTGATCATTCGCGTGTAGTGGGGCAAATAATTACAGGCATTGGCTTTTTAGGCGCAGGCGTTATGCTTGCAAAAGACGGAGCCGTTGTAGGGGTTACCTCAGCTGCAACCATTTGGGTGCTTGCCTCAATTGGCGTAATGATAGCCACCGATAATCTAGCTGCTGCTATTAAACTTTCAGTGCTGGTGGTTGGTATTTTATACGGTGTAGATGTACTTGAGGCAAAATTTAAAAGCTTAAGTAAAGGCGTCCACACTAGAGTAAAAAGCTATCAAAAGCGTTACTACCGAAAAGACTTCAACGATACAAAACGCCACTAA
- a CDS encoding zinc ribbon domain-containing protein YjdM, with protein MSHPACPQCQSEYVYEDQQLLICPECAYEWNPNNTGNEDAILVKDANGTLLNDGDKVTIAKDLKIKGSSQVIKIGTKAIVRRVLDKKDHELDCKVDGIGEMMVTAKFVKKAN; from the coding sequence ATGTCACACCCAGCCTGCCCACAGTGCCAATCTGAATATGTTTACGAAGACCAGCAACTGCTTATTTGCCCTGAATGCGCCTATGAATGGAACCCAAATAACACAGGCAATGAAGACGCAATTTTAGTTAAAGATGCCAACGGCACCCTGCTTAATGATGGCGATAAAGTGACCATAGCCAAAGATTTAAAAATAAAAGGCAGCTCACAAGTTATTAAAATTGGCACCAAAGCGATTGTTAGGCGTGTGCTTGATAAAAAAGATCACGAGCTAGATTGTAAAGTAGATGGTATTGGCGAAATGATGGTAACAGCAAAGTTTGTGAAAAAGGCTAACTAG